The Dokdonia donghaensis DSW-1 DNA window TGACTTATTGTTCAATATCAAGAGCCTCAAAACCTACAAGTTCTTGCGCCTCAAAAGTAGTGCGTACTTCTATAGGGTTGCAACACACCTCACAATCTTCTACATAAACCGTACTCACAGATGGATCTAATAACATAGACACCTCTTCCCAGCAATACGGACATTGAAAAAAATGCTCATACATAATGTAATCTTTTGTTGCGCTTTCGCGAAAGCGTAATTAACCTAGAACTTCACATTAAGTAGTTGCCCTGTGAGCTGCAGCAGTGTTATCTCTGCCAGCTTTGCGGT harbors:
- a CDS encoding CPXCG motif-containing cysteine-rich protein — protein: MYEHFFQCPYCWEEVSMLLDPSVSTVYVEDCEVCCNPIEVRTTFEAQELVGFEALDIEQ